In Streptomyces sclerotialus, one genomic interval encodes:
- a CDS encoding L-aspartate oxidase, with translation MTGVTGPGIRLDAPAPGWAIDADVVVVGSGVAGLTAALRCAAAGHRTVVVTKARLDDGSTRWAQGGIAAALGEGDTPEQHLDDTLVAGAGLCDEAAVRTLVTEGPDAVRRLIATGARFDAGEDGEEIALTREGGHHRRRIAHAGGDATGAEISRALVEAVRAQGLRTIENALVLDLLTDAEGRTAGVTLHVMGEGQHDGVGAVHAPAVVLATGGMGQVFSATTNPPVSTGDGVALALRAGAEVSDLEFVQFHPTVLYLGPEAEGQQPLISEAVRGEGAHLVDRDGVRFMVGQHELAELAPRDIVAKGILRRAQEQGTEHMYLDARHFGARMWEQRFPTILAACRSHGIDPVTEPVPVAPAAHYASGGVRTDLRGRTTVPGLYACGEVACTGVHGANRLASNSLLEGLVFAERIAADIGTRPLPRPGEPRLAGGPPVPLLAPEARFEVQRLMTAGVGVLRSAESIAESYKGLVRLTSRASAESSGEGKSAEPGVEAWEATNLLLVARALVAGARAREETRGCHWREDHPERNDEVWRRHSVVTFRPPHTVGFRVTDSAEFPAVHLETEPNP, from the coding sequence ATGACCGGGGTGACCGGGCCCGGCATACGACTCGACGCGCCCGCGCCCGGCTGGGCCATCGACGCGGACGTCGTCGTGGTCGGCTCCGGCGTCGCCGGACTGACCGCCGCGCTGCGCTGCGCGGCGGCCGGCCACCGTACGGTCGTGGTCACCAAGGCCCGGCTGGACGACGGCTCCACGCGCTGGGCGCAGGGCGGCATAGCCGCGGCCCTCGGCGAGGGCGACACCCCCGAGCAGCACCTGGACGACACGCTCGTCGCGGGCGCCGGGCTGTGCGACGAGGCCGCGGTGCGCACGCTCGTCACCGAGGGCCCCGACGCGGTACGGCGGCTGATCGCCACCGGTGCGCGCTTCGACGCGGGCGAGGACGGCGAGGAGATCGCGCTGACCCGCGAGGGCGGCCACCACCGGCGCCGGATCGCGCACGCGGGCGGCGACGCCACGGGCGCGGAGATCTCCCGCGCGCTGGTCGAAGCCGTCCGCGCCCAAGGGCTCCGAACGATCGAGAACGCGCTCGTCCTGGACCTGCTGACGGACGCCGAGGGCCGTACGGCGGGTGTCACCCTGCACGTCATGGGCGAGGGCCAGCACGACGGCGTGGGAGCCGTGCACGCGCCCGCCGTGGTGCTCGCCACCGGCGGTATGGGCCAGGTCTTCTCGGCCACCACCAACCCGCCCGTCTCCACGGGGGACGGGGTCGCGCTGGCCCTGCGGGCCGGCGCCGAGGTGTCCGACCTGGAATTCGTGCAGTTCCACCCGACCGTGCTCTACCTCGGCCCGGAGGCCGAGGGGCAGCAGCCGCTCATCTCCGAGGCGGTGCGGGGCGAGGGCGCGCACCTCGTGGACCGCGACGGCGTGCGCTTCATGGTGGGGCAGCACGAACTGGCCGAACTGGCGCCGCGCGACATCGTCGCCAAGGGCATCCTGCGCCGCGCCCAGGAGCAGGGCACCGAGCACATGTACCTGGACGCGCGGCACTTCGGGGCGCGCATGTGGGAGCAGCGCTTCCCGACCATCCTGGCCGCCTGCCGCAGCCACGGCATCGACCCGGTCACCGAGCCGGTCCCGGTGGCGCCCGCCGCGCACTACGCCTCCGGCGGCGTCCGTACCGACCTGCGGGGCCGGACGACCGTGCCGGGCCTGTACGCGTGCGGCGAGGTCGCCTGCACCGGCGTGCACGGAGCGAACCGCCTCGCCTCCAACTCCCTCCTGGAGGGCCTGGTCTTCGCCGAGCGGATCGCGGCGGACATCGGGACGCGCCCCCTGCCGCGGCCCGGGGAGCCCCGACTGGCCGGCGGGCCGCCCGTACCGCTGCTCGCGCCCGAGGCACGCTTCGAGGTCCAGCGCCTCATGACCGCGGGCGTCGGAGTGCTGCGGTCGGCGGAGAGCATCGCGGAGTCCTACAAGGGCCTTGTCCGGCTGACTTCCAGGGCCTCGGCCGAATCCTCCGGGGAGGGCAAGTCCGCCGAGCCCGGCGTGGAAGCATGGGAGGCGACGAACCTCCTGCTGGTCGCGCGTGCCCTGGTCGCCGGTGCCCGGGCGCGAGAGGAGACCCGGGGCTGCCACTGGCGGGAGGACCACCCCGAACGGAACGACGAGGTCTGGCGGCGCCACTCCGTGGTCACGTTCCGCCCGCCTCACACGGTGGGGTTCCGTGTCACGGACTCCGCCGAATTCCCCGCCGTCCACCTCGAAACGGAGCCGAACCCGTGA
- a CDS encoding type III pantothenate kinase, protein MLLTIDVGNTHTVLGLFDGEEIVEHWRISTDARRTADELAVLLNGLMGMHPLLGEELGDGIEGISICSTVPSVLHELREVTRRYYGDVPAVLVEPGVKTGVPILMDNPKEVGADRIINSLAAVELYGGPAVVVDFGTATTFDAVSARGEYVGGVIAPGIEISVDALGVKGAQLRKIELARPRSIIGKNTVEAMQSGILYGFAGQVDGVVQRMARELAEDPEDVTVIATGGLAPMVLGESSTIDMHEPWLTLIGLRLVYERNVGRQ, encoded by the coding sequence ATGCTGCTGACCATCGACGTCGGCAATACCCACACCGTGCTGGGCCTCTTCGACGGCGAGGAGATCGTCGAGCACTGGCGGATCTCCACCGACGCCCGCCGTACCGCCGACGAACTGGCCGTGCTGCTCAACGGCCTGATGGGCATGCACCCGTTGCTCGGTGAGGAGCTGGGCGACGGCATCGAGGGCATCTCCATCTGCTCCACCGTTCCCTCGGTCCTGCACGAGCTGCGCGAGGTCACCCGCCGCTACTACGGCGACGTGCCGGCCGTGCTCGTCGAGCCCGGCGTGAAGACCGGCGTGCCGATCCTCATGGACAACCCCAAGGAGGTCGGCGCCGACCGCATCATCAACTCCCTCGCGGCGGTGGAGCTGTACGGCGGTCCCGCGGTGGTCGTGGACTTCGGTACGGCCACGACCTTCGACGCGGTGAGCGCGCGCGGCGAGTACGTCGGCGGCGTCATCGCGCCGGGCATCGAGATCTCGGTGGACGCGCTGGGCGTCAAGGGCGCGCAGCTGCGCAAGATCGAACTGGCCCGGCCGCGCAGCATCATCGGCAAGAACACGGTCGAGGCCATGCAGTCCGGCATCCTCTACGGCTTCGCCGGCCAGGTCGACGGCGTCGTGCAGCGGATGGCGCGGGAGCTGGCGGAGGACCCCGAGGACGTGACGGTGATCGCCACCGGCGGGCTGGCCCCGATGGTGCTCGGCGAGTCCTCCACGATCGACATGCACGAGCCCTGGCTCACCCTCATCGGGCTGCGCCTCGTGTACGAGCGGAACGTCGGGCGGCAGTGA
- a CDS encoding amino-acid N-acetyltransferase, whose translation MPPLSNGVTVRRARTADVPAVRRLIDSYSRDGILLDKATVTLYEDIQEFWVAERDEDAEVVGCGALHVMWEDLAEVRTLAVAPQLKGAGVGHQVLDKLLRTASWLGVRRIFCLTFEVDFFAKHGFVEIGETPVDGDVYSELLRSYDEGVAEFLGLERVKPNTLGNSRMLLHL comes from the coding sequence ATGCCACCACTATCGAATGGCGTCACCGTCCGCCGGGCCCGGACCGCTGATGTGCCCGCCGTACGCCGCCTCATCGACTCCTACTCGCGTGACGGGATCCTGCTCGACAAAGCCACCGTCACGCTTTACGAGGACATCCAGGAGTTCTGGGTGGCCGAGCGCGACGAGGACGCCGAGGTGGTGGGCTGCGGTGCGCTGCACGTCATGTGGGAAGACCTCGCGGAGGTCCGTACCCTCGCCGTCGCCCCCCAGCTCAAGGGCGCCGGCGTAGGGCACCAGGTGCTGGACAAGCTGCTCCGTACAGCAAGCTGGCTGGGAGTGCGCCGTATTTTCTGTCTGACCTTCGAAGTGGACTTCTTCGCCAAGCACGGCTTCGTGGAGATCGGCGAGACTCCGGTCGACGGTGATGTCTACAGCGAGCTGCTGCGTTCCTATGACGAGGGCGTCGCGGAGTTCCTCGGTCTCGAACGAGTGAAGCCCAACACCCTAGGCAACAGCCGCATGCTTCTGCACCTGTGA
- a CDS encoding BlaI/MecI/CopY family transcriptional regulator, whose product MPRRLGELEDAVMTRVWQWNRPVTVREVLEDLQKERSIAYTTVMTVLDNLHQKGWVRREAEGRAYRYEAVSTRAAYSAALMNEAWSVSDNPAAALVAFFGMMSQEQRQALRDAMRVVQAGAPEEVPEPDAGPPESER is encoded by the coding sequence GTGCCGAGACGTTTGGGTGAACTGGAAGATGCCGTCATGACGCGGGTCTGGCAGTGGAACCGGCCGGTAACCGTTCGGGAAGTCCTGGAAGATCTGCAGAAGGAACGGTCCATCGCGTACACCACCGTGATGACCGTATTGGACAACCTTCACCAGAAGGGCTGGGTACGGCGAGAAGCGGAAGGCCGCGCCTATAGATATGAGGCGGTCTCCACTCGCGCCGCCTACTCGGCCGCACTGATGAACGAAGCCTGGTCGGTCAGCGACAACCCGGCGGCCGCCCTCGTCGCCTTCTTCGGGATGATGTCGCAGGAACAGCGCCAGGCCCTCCGCGATGCGATGCGCGTCGTACAGGCGGGAGCCCCCGAGGAAGTCCCGGAACCCGACGCGGGACCCCCGGAGTCGGAACGATAG
- the panC gene encoding pantoate--beta-alanine ligase: protein MNTTAHHLAGTRARVPAAPASGAARPHLVSTAAELRALPRSGRRAVVMTMGALHEGHATLIRTARAHAGPEGQVVVTVFVNPLQFGAGEDLDRYPRTLDADIVVAGEAGADVVFAPSAEEVYPGGEPQVRISAGPMGDVLEGASRPGHFDGMATVVAKLLHLTAPDVAFFGQKDAQQLAIVTRMARDLNFPVRIVGVETVREADGLALSSRNRYLSPDERRTALALSRALFAARDRLAAEEALRARAGSGTHSEARAVNLAAMGEDRAAADAHALAYAASAGTPQGPAVARAAARAVLEDAARLDPPLELDYLELVDPETFTVIPDTDRAPDEGPHKGGYEGEAVLAVAARVGSTRLIDNIRLTFGPAVPQSGPPSAGEPR from the coding sequence ATGAACACCACGGCACACCACCTCGCAGGTACGAGGGCCCGCGTCCCCGCGGCGCCCGCTTCCGGGGCGGCCCGCCCGCACCTGGTGAGCACCGCCGCCGAACTGCGCGCCCTGCCGCGCAGCGGGCGCCGCGCCGTCGTGATGACCATGGGCGCGCTGCACGAGGGCCACGCGACGCTGATCCGTACGGCACGTGCGCACGCGGGCCCCGAGGGCCAGGTCGTGGTCACCGTCTTCGTGAACCCGCTGCAGTTCGGGGCCGGCGAGGACCTGGACCGCTATCCGCGCACGCTGGACGCCGACATCGTGGTGGCCGGCGAGGCCGGTGCCGACGTGGTCTTCGCGCCGTCGGCCGAGGAGGTCTACCCGGGCGGCGAGCCGCAGGTGCGGATCAGCGCGGGCCCCATGGGCGACGTCCTGGAGGGTGCCTCGCGCCCCGGCCACTTCGACGGCATGGCCACCGTCGTCGCGAAGCTGCTCCACCTCACGGCGCCGGACGTGGCGTTCTTCGGCCAGAAGGACGCCCAGCAGCTGGCCATCGTGACGCGCATGGCGCGCGACCTGAACTTCCCCGTCCGGATCGTCGGCGTGGAGACCGTACGGGAGGCCGACGGCCTGGCGCTCTCCAGCCGCAACCGCTACCTCTCGCCCGACGAGCGCAGGACCGCGCTGGCCCTCTCCAGGGCGCTGTTCGCGGCCCGCGACCGGCTGGCCGCCGAGGAAGCCCTGCGGGCCAGGGCCGGGTCCGGCACGCACTCCGAGGCGCGCGCCGTGAACCTGGCCGCGATGGGCGAGGACCGGGCCGCGGCCGATGCGCACGCCCTCGCGTACGCGGCGTCCGCCGGCACCCCGCAGGGCCCGGCAGTGGCCCGTGCGGCGGCCCGCGCCGTCCTGGAGGACGCGGCACGCCTCGACCCGCCGCTGGAGCTGGACTATCTGGAGCTGGTCGACCCGGAGACCTTCACGGTGATCCCGGACACGGACCGGGCGCCGGACGAAGGCCCGCACAAGGGCGGGTACGAAGGCGAGGCGGTGCTCGCCGTCGCCGCACGGGTGGGCAGCACCCGTCTCATAGACAACATCCGCCTCACTTTCGGGCCCGCCGTACCGCAGAGCGGACCCCCGTCAGCAGGAGAACCACGATGA
- a CDS encoding histone-like nucleoid-structuring protein Lsr2 has product MAQKVQVLLVDDLDGGEADETVTFALDGKSYEIDLSTGNAEKLRDALETFVKAGRRTGRAASGRGKARAASSGNKDTAEIRKWAKENGYEVNDRGRVPATVREAYEKANG; this is encoded by the coding sequence GTGGCACAGAAGGTTCAGGTTCTTCTTGTCGACGACCTCGACGGTGGCGAGGCGGACGAGACGGTGACGTTCGCGCTCGACGGTAAGTCCTATGAGATCGACCTCAGCACCGGCAACGCGGAGAAGCTGCGCGACGCCCTTGAGACGTTCGTGAAGGCCGGCCGTCGTACCGGTCGTGCCGCGAGCGGCCGTGGCAAGGCGCGTGCCGCCTCCTCCGGCAACAAGGACACCGCTGAGATCCGTAAGTGGGCCAAGGAGAACGGTTACGAGGTCAACGACCGCGGCCGCGTCCCCGCGACGGTCCGTGAGGCGTACGAGAAGGCCAACGGCTGA
- a CDS encoding SCO3374 family protein yields MALALPRPRAPLPAAGSAARRWYERTLGWPAAGGPPLRLRTGIRFDVLEMPADAGFATLRRAGRTGPVALGRSERHGNGSLAPGEPVLRVLVAAGAAEELPEVLEWLEWSSVALELTALGSGDLMPAPPPAAPWTPAGPAAPFRAAGPGLPAGAGMRGAAWVRPPEPGCDVEATLPSTGSGAGLGGGGGVPRTSRMGRAPRPRTARERGGDGMPPGPVAARRKRSNGSLPR; encoded by the coding sequence ATGGCCCTCGCGCTCCCGCGCCCCCGCGCCCCGCTTCCCGCCGCCGGCTCCGCCGCGCGGCGGTGGTACGAGCGGACCCTGGGCTGGCCGGCCGCAGGCGGCCCGCCGCTCCGGCTGCGTACGGGAATCCGCTTCGACGTCCTGGAGATGCCCGCCGACGCCGGCTTCGCCACGCTGCGCCGTGCGGGCCGCACGGGCCCCGTCGCGCTCGGCAGGAGCGAGCGGCACGGAAACGGCTCCCTGGCGCCCGGAGAACCGGTTCTGCGCGTCCTCGTGGCCGCAGGTGCGGCGGAGGAGCTGCCAGAGGTGCTGGAGTGGCTGGAGTGGAGCTCGGTGGCCCTTGAGCTGACCGCTCTCGGCTCCGGTGACCTGATGCCCGCGCCACCGCCTGCGGCACCCTGGACGCCGGCCGGGCCGGCGGCGCCGTTCCGGGCAGCGGGGCCTGGGCTGCCTGCGGGGGCCGGGATGCGGGGAGCCGCGTGGGTACGGCCTCCGGAGCCGGGCTGCGATGTCGAGGCGACACTGCCCTCCACGGGGAGCGGGGCAGGCCTCGGGGGCGGTGGTGGGGTTCCCCGTACGTCACGTATGGGGCGCGCCCCCCGACCTCGTACGGCTCGTGAGCGTGGCGGCGACGGAATGCCACCGGGCCCGGTTGCTGCGCGTAGGAAAAGGTCGAACGGATCGCTTCCGCGGTGA
- a CDS encoding ATP-dependent Clp protease ATP-binding subunit yields the protein MFERFTDRARRVVVLAQEEARMLNHNYIGTEHILLGLIHEGEGVAAKALESLGISLEAVRQQVEEIIGQGQQAPSGHIPFTPRAKKVLELSLREALQLGHNYIGTEHILLGLIREGEGVAAQVLVKLGADLNRVRQQVIQLLSGYQGKETAAAGGPAEGTPSTSLVLDQFGRNLTQAARETKLDPVIGREKEIERVMQVLSRRTKNNPVLIGEPGVGKTAVVEGLAQAIVKGEVPETLKDKHLYTLDLGALVAGSRYRGDFEERLKKVLKEIRTRGDIILFIDELHTLVGAGAAEGAIDAASILKPMLARGELQTIGATTLDEYRKHLEKDAALERRFQPIQVAEPSLPHTIEILKGLRDRYEAHHRVSITDEALVQAAQLADRYISDRFLPDKAIDLIDEAGSRMRIRRMTAPPDLREFDEKIADVRREKESAIDSQDFEMAAGLRDKEKQLLAAKAKREKEWKAGDMDVVAEVDGELIAEVLATATGIPVFKLTEEESSRLLRMEDELHKRVIGQKDAIKALSQAIRRTRAGLKDPKRPGGSFIFAGPSGVGKTELSKTLAEFLFGDEDALISLDMSEFSEKHTVSRLFGSPPGYVGYEEGGQLTEKVRRKPFSVVLFDEVEKAHPDIFNSLLQILEDGRLTDSQGRVVDFKNTVIIMTTNLGTRDISKGFNLGFAAQGDVKTGYERMKNKVNEELKQHFRPEFLNRVDDTVVFHQLTEEDIIQIVDLMIAKVDERLKDRDMGIELSTEAKKLLAKRGYDPVLGARPLRRTIQREIEDALSEKILFNDLRPGHIVVVDIEGEGENAKFTFRGEEKSALPDAPPIESATGGSGPNLNKDA from the coding sequence ATGTTCGAGAGGTTCACCGACCGCGCGCGGCGGGTTGTCGTCCTGGCTCAGGAAGAAGCCCGGATGCTCAACCACAACTACATCGGCACCGAGCACATTCTCCTGGGCCTGATCCATGAGGGTGAGGGTGTCGCCGCTAAGGCCCTGGAGAGCCTCGGGATTTCGCTCGAGGCGGTCCGCCAGCAGGTGGAGGAGATCATTGGCCAGGGCCAGCAGGCCCCTTCCGGCCACATTCCCTTCACTCCCCGTGCCAAGAAGGTCCTGGAGCTGTCGCTCCGCGAGGCCCTTCAGCTCGGCCACAACTACATCGGCACCGAGCACATCCTGCTCGGCCTGATCCGCGAGGGCGAGGGCGTCGCCGCCCAGGTCCTCGTGAAGCTGGGCGCCGATCTGAACCGGGTGCGGCAGCAGGTCATCCAGCTGCTCTCCGGCTACCAGGGCAAGGAGACGGCCGCCGCCGGCGGTCCCGCCGAGGGCACGCCCTCGACCTCCCTCGTCCTGGACCAGTTCGGCCGCAACCTCACGCAGGCCGCTCGTGAAACCAAGCTCGACCCGGTCATCGGGCGCGAGAAGGAGATCGAGCGGGTCATGCAGGTGCTGTCCCGGCGTACGAAGAACAACCCGGTCCTCATCGGCGAGCCCGGCGTCGGCAAGACGGCGGTCGTCGAGGGCCTGGCGCAGGCCATCGTCAAGGGCGAGGTGCCCGAGACCCTCAAGGACAAGCACCTCTACACCCTGGACCTGGGCGCCCTGGTCGCCGGCTCCCGCTACCGCGGTGACTTCGAGGAGCGCCTGAAGAAGGTGCTCAAGGAGATCCGCACCCGCGGCGACATCATCCTGTTCATCGACGAGCTCCACACCCTGGTGGGTGCGGGCGCCGCCGAGGGCGCGATCGACGCCGCCAGCATCCTGAAGCCGATGCTGGCCCGCGGTGAGCTGCAGACCATCGGTGCGACCACGCTCGACGAGTACCGCAAGCACCTGGAGAAGGACGCGGCCCTGGAGCGCCGTTTCCAGCCGATCCAGGTCGCGGAGCCGTCGCTGCCGCACACCATCGAGATCCTCAAGGGCCTGCGCGACCGCTACGAGGCCCACCACCGGGTCTCCATCACGGACGAGGCGCTGGTCCAGGCCGCTCAGCTGGCCGACCGGTACATCTCCGACCGCTTCCTGCCGGACAAGGCGATCGACCTGATCGACGAGGCCGGTTCCCGGATGCGCATCCGCCGGATGACCGCGCCGCCGGACCTCCGCGAGTTCGACGAGAAGATCGCCGACGTGCGCCGGGAGAAGGAGTCCGCGATCGACTCGCAGGACTTCGAGATGGCCGCGGGCCTGCGCGACAAGGAGAAGCAGCTCCTGGCCGCGAAGGCGAAGCGGGAGAAGGAGTGGAAGGCCGGCGACATGGACGTCGTCGCCGAGGTCGACGGCGAGCTGATCGCCGAGGTCCTGGCGACCGCCACCGGCATCCCGGTCTTCAAGCTCACCGAGGAGGAGTCTTCCCGTCTCCTCCGCATGGAGGACGAGCTGCACAAGCGCGTCATCGGCCAGAAGGACGCCATCAAGGCGCTCTCGCAGGCCATCCGGCGTACGCGTGCCGGCCTGAAGGACCCGAAGCGCCCCGGCGGTTCGTTCATCTTCGCGGGCCCGTCCGGTGTCGGTAAGACCGAGCTGTCCAAGACGCTCGCGGAGTTCCTCTTCGGCGACGAGGACGCGCTGATCTCCCTCGACATGTCGGAGTTCAGCGAGAAGCACACGGTCTCCCGGCTCTTCGGTTCGCCTCCCGGCTACGTCGGCTACGAAGAGGGCGGCCAGCTGACCGAGAAGGTCCGCCGCAAGCCGTTCTCCGTGGTCCTCTTCGACGAGGTCGAGAAGGCCCACCCGGACATCTTCAACTCCCTGCTGCAGATCCTGGAGGACGGTCGCCTGACCGACTCCCAGGGCCGGGTCGTGGACTTCAAGAACACCGTCATCATCATGACGACGAACCTCGGCACCCGGGACATCTCCAAGGGCTTCAACCTGGGCTTCGCCGCCCAGGGTGACGTGAAGACCGGCTACGAGCGGATGAAGAACAAGGTCAACGAAGAGCTGAAGCAGCACTTCCGGCCCGAGTTCCTCAACCGTGTCGACGACACGGTCGTCTTCCACCAGCTCACCGAGGAAGACATCATCCAGATCGTCGACCTGATGATCGCCAAGGTGGACGAGCGCCTCAAGGACCGGGACATGGGCATCGAGCTCAGCACCGAGGCCAAGAAGCTGCTCGCCAAGCGCGGCTACGACCCGGTGCTGGGCGCCCGCCCGCTGCGCCGGACGATCCAGCGCGAGATCGAGGACGCCCTGTCGGAGAAGATCCTCTTCAACGACCTGCGTCCCGGCCACATCGTGGTCGTCGACATCGAGGGCGAGGGGGAGAACGCCAAGTTCACCTTCCGCGGCGAGGAGAAGTCGGCGCTGCCCGACGCCCCGCCGATCGAGTCCGCCACCGGCGGCTCGGGCCCGAACCTGAACAAGGACGCGTAA
- a CDS encoding Rossmann-like and DUF2520 domain-containing protein has protein sequence MNENLPTDAQDRPARLTVGVVGAGRVGPALAASLQLAGHRPVAASGVSDASRRRAAALLPDVPLVPPEEVLARAELVLLTVPDDALPGLVAGLAETGAVRPGQLLVHTSGRFGAGVLDEATRAGALPLALHPAMTFTGTSVDVQRLAGCSFGVTAPEELRMAAEALVIEMGGEPEWIEEAARPLYHAALAIGANHLVTLVAQSLDLLRTAGVAAPDRMLGPLLGAALDNALRSGDAALTGPVARGDAGTVAAHVTELRKHSPQAVAGYLAMARTTADRALAHGLLKPELAEDLLGVLSDVADRTEGGTR, from the coding sequence GTGAATGAGAACCTGCCCACAGATGCCCAGGACCGCCCCGCCCGGCTCACCGTCGGCGTCGTCGGGGCCGGCCGCGTAGGGCCCGCGCTCGCCGCGTCACTGCAGCTCGCCGGGCACCGCCCGGTCGCCGCCTCCGGCGTCTCCGACGCCTCCAGGCGGCGCGCGGCCGCGCTCCTCCCCGACGTGCCCCTCGTGCCGCCGGAGGAGGTCCTCGCGCGCGCCGAGCTGGTGCTGCTGACCGTCCCCGACGACGCGCTCCCCGGCCTGGTCGCCGGCCTCGCCGAGACCGGTGCCGTACGGCCGGGACAGCTGCTCGTGCACACCTCGGGGCGGTTCGGCGCCGGCGTGCTGGACGAGGCCACCCGGGCCGGCGCGCTGCCGCTGGCGCTGCACCCCGCCATGACCTTCACGGGTACGTCCGTCGACGTGCAGCGGCTGGCCGGCTGCTCCTTCGGGGTCACCGCACCCGAGGAGCTGCGGATGGCCGCCGAGGCGCTGGTCATCGAGATGGGCGGCGAGCCCGAGTGGATCGAGGAGGCCGCCCGGCCGCTGTACCACGCGGCCCTGGCCATCGGCGCGAACCACCTCGTCACCCTGGTCGCCCAGTCGCTGGACCTGCTGCGCACGGCCGGGGTCGCGGCCCCGGACCGGATGCTCGGCCCGCTGCTCGGCGCCGCCCTGGACAACGCGCTGCGCTCCGGGGACGCCGCGCTGACCGGCCCGGTCGCCCGCGGCGACGCCGGTACGGTCGCCGCGCACGTCACCGAGTTGCGCAAGCACTCCCCGCAGGCGGTCGCCGGGTACCTGGCCATGGCCCGTACGACGGCGGACCGTGCGCTCGCCCACGGACTGCTCAAGCCGGAGCTCGCCGAGGACCTGCTCGGCGTGCTCTCCGATGTCGCGGACCGCACGGAGGGAGGCACCCGATGA
- the nadC gene encoding carboxylating nicotinate-nucleotide diphosphorylase, which produces MSTSDDLPLLQIGRPGQSADTGGCGDGCGCGSGDGFELDPMECGLDPDLAALLVNAGLDPVQVEDIAHLAIEEDLDQGVDVTTVATVPEDAVATADFTAREDGTVAGLRVAEAILSVVCTDEFAVERHVEDGDRVAAGQKLLSVTARTRDLLTGERSALNLLCRLSGIATATRAWADALEGTKAKVRDTRKTTPGLRALEKFAVRCGGGVNHRMSLSDAALIKDNHVVAAGGVAEAFKAVRTEFPGVPIEVEVDRLDQIPPILAEGADLILLDNFTPEQTREAVELVAGRAFLESSGRLTLENARVYGETGVDYLAVGGLTHSSPILDIGLDLREDTEGGQS; this is translated from the coding sequence GTGAGCACGTCCGACGACCTCCCCCTCCTTCAGATCGGCCGTCCGGGCCAGAGCGCGGACACCGGAGGCTGCGGCGACGGCTGCGGCTGCGGCTCCGGTGACGGCTTCGAGCTGGACCCGATGGAGTGCGGCCTGGACCCGGACCTGGCGGCGCTCCTGGTGAACGCCGGGCTGGACCCGGTACAGGTCGAGGACATCGCGCACCTGGCCATCGAGGAGGACCTCGACCAGGGCGTGGACGTCACCACCGTCGCCACCGTCCCCGAGGACGCCGTGGCCACCGCCGACTTCACCGCCCGTGAGGACGGTACGGTCGCGGGCCTTCGTGTCGCCGAGGCCATCCTCTCGGTGGTCTGCACCGACGAGTTCGCGGTCGAGCGGCACGTCGAGGACGGCGACCGGGTCGCGGCCGGGCAGAAGCTGCTGTCCGTCACCGCCCGTACCCGCGACCTGCTGACCGGTGAGCGCAGCGCGCTGAACCTCCTGTGCCGGCTCTCCGGCATCGCCACCGCCACCCGTGCCTGGGCGGACGCCCTGGAGGGCACGAAGGCGAAGGTGCGCGACACCCGGAAGACGACACCGGGCCTCCGTGCGCTGGAGAAGTTCGCCGTGCGCTGCGGTGGCGGCGTCAACCACCGCATGTCCCTCTCGGACGCGGCGCTCATCAAGGACAACCACGTGGTGGCCGCGGGCGGCGTGGCCGAGGCGTTCAAGGCCGTACGGACCGAGTTCCCCGGCGTGCCGATCGAGGTGGAGGTCGACCGGCTGGACCAGATCCCGCCGATCCTCGCCGAGGGCGCCGACCTGATCCTGCTGGACAACTTCACGCCGGAGCAGACCCGGGAGGCGGTGGAGCTGGTCGCGGGCCGCGCGTTCCTGGAGTCCTCCGGCCGCCTCACCCTGGAGAACGCGCGCGTCTACGGGGAGACCGGCGTGGACTACCTCGCCGTCGGCGGCCTCACCCACTCCTCGCCGATCCTCGACATCGGCCTCGACCTGCGCGAGGACACCGAGGGAGGCCAGAGCTGA